In Fusarium oxysporum f. sp. lycopersici 4287 chromosome 11, whole genome shotgun sequence, the following are encoded in one genomic region:
- a CDS encoding alanyl-tRNA synthetase, whose amino-acid sequence MASAARTVLAFQRNAKLYSLQTLVKAIRPFSSLEDENRELFKQGTDEDYAVVTEETIFHPQGGGQPSDVGKITDEAGASFTVASARMDAVRDGQVLHFGRFNSDKKFTEGHRVTQEIDVEKRLLYSRYHTAGHVLGSAVNHLLKDTVEGFEELKASHFPDSASCEFQGLIDGKYKEPIQKKVDEFLAAKMPVEIDWWDAEEFRKNGLEHLTPDASFLGPGETKFRVVRIAGAEVYPCGGTHVDTTDLCGETTVKKIARSKGKSKVSYLVK is encoded by the coding sequence ATGGCATCAGCAGCACGAACTGTGCTTGCCTTCCAGCGCAATGCAAAGCTCTACTCCCTTCAAACACTGGTCAAAGCAATCCGACCTTTCAGCAGCTTAGAGGATGAGAATCGTGAGCTATTTAAGCAAGGCACCGACGAAGACTATGCAGTCGTTACAGAAGAGACAATCTTTCACCCACAAGGAGGAGGTCAGCCTTCGGATGTTGGAAAGATAACTGATGAGGCTGGAGCTTCTTTCACTGTTGCATCTGCTCGTATGGACGCAGTTCGCGATGGCCAGGTCTTGCATTTCGGAAGATTCAACTCAGACAAGAAGTTCACAGAAGGGCACAGAGTCACGCAAGAAATCGACGTTGAGAAACGTCTTCTCTACTCTCGATACCACACCGCTGGTCACGTCCTAGGTTCAGCAGTCAACCATCTCCTCAAAGACACAGTCGAGGGTTTTGAGGAGTTGAAAGCCTCTCACTTCCCCGACTCCGCATCATGCGAATTCCAAGGCCTCATCGACGGGAAGTACAAAGAGCCCATCCAGAAGAAAGTCGATGAATTCTTGGCCGCCAAGATGCCAGTTGAGATTGACTGGTGGGACGCTGAGGAGTTTCGCAAGAACGGTCTTGAACACCTTACGCCTGACGCGAGCTTTTTGGGACCTGGAGAGACCAAGTTCCGTGTTGTGAGGATTGCTGGAGCGGAGGTTTATCCATGCGGTGGAACGCATGTTGATACTACGGATCTATGTGGTGAGACGACGGTTAAGAAGATTGCGAGGAGTAAGGGAAAGTCAAAGGTTAGCTATTTGGTGAAATGA
- a CDS encoding cutinase 3, whose translation MKFSIISTLLAATASALPAGQDAAALEARQLGGSITRNDLANGNSGSCPGVIFIYARGSTESGNLGTLGPRVASKLEAKYGKNGVWIQGVGGAYRATLGDNALPRGTSSAAIREMLGHFNDANQKCPDAVLIAGGYSQGAALAAASVTDVDAGIREKIAGVVLFGYTKNLQNRGKIPSYPEDRTKVFCNTGDLVCTGSLIVAAPHLAYQSAASGAAPEFLIQKADAAGAA comes from the exons ATGAAgttctccatcatctctaCTCTTCTCGCTGCCACCGCCTCTGCTCTTCCCGCTGGTCAGGATGCCGCTGCTCTCGAGGCTCGCCAGCTAGGCGGCAGCATCACCCGCAACGATCTTGCCAACGGCAACAGCGGTTCATGCCCTggcgtcatcttcatctacGCTCGCGGCTCCACTGAATCTGGCAACCTT GGAACTCTCGGTCCCCGCGTTGCTTCAAAGCTCGAGGCCAAGTACGGCAAGAACGGTGTCTGGATCCAGGGCGTTGGCGGTGCTTACCGCGCTACTCTCGGTGACAACGCTCTTCCTCGTGGAACTTCTAGCGCTGCTATCCGTGAGATGCTGGGCCACTTCAACGACGCTAACCAGAAGTGTCCTGATGCTGTTCTCATCGCTGGAGGTTACAGCCAGGGTGCTGCTCTCGCCGCTGCCAGTGTCACCGACGTCGACGCCGGTATTCGGGAGAAGATTGCTGGAGTCGTTCTCTTCGGATATACCAAGAACCTCCAGAACCGCGGAAAGATCCCCAGCTACCCCGAGGACCGCACCAAGGTCTTCTGCAACACCGGTGATCTTGTCTGCACTGGTTCGctcatcgtcgctgctcCTCACTTGGCCTACCAGAGTGCTGCTTCCGGCGCTGCTCCTGAGTTCCTGATCCAGAAGGCTGATGCTGCTGGAGCCGCTTGA